The following proteins are co-located in the Arvicanthis niloticus isolate mArvNil1 unplaced genomic scaffold, mArvNil1.pat.X pat_scaffold_515_arrow_ctg1, whole genome shotgun sequence genome:
- the LOC117702152 gene encoding LOW QUALITY PROTEIN: ferritin light chain 1-like (The sequence of the model RefSeq protein was modified relative to this genomic sequence to represent the inferred CDS: deleted 4 bases in 2 codons), translated as MTSQICQNYSTEVEAAMNLLVNSHLWASYIYVSLGLGFFFDRDEDDIGLEGIGHFFCELAKEKHGGGVGGGGALFQDVQQPSQDKWGKTQEAMDAALALEKNLKKALLDLHTLSSAHRNPHLCDFLESHFLDKEVKLIKMMSNHLINLQRLAVPQPAQTGVPQASLSLRTST; from the exons ATGACCTCTCAGATTTGTCAGAATTATTCTACTGAAGTGGAAGCTGCCATGAACCTCCTGGTCAACTCGCACCTGTGGGCCTCCTACATCTAtgtctctctgggc ctgggcTTCTTTTTTGATAGGGATGAA GATGATATAGGTTTGGAGGGTATAGGCCACTTCTTCTGCGAACTGGCCAAGGAGAagcacgggggtggggtgggggggggaggtgcaCTCTTCCAGGATGTGCAGCAGCCATCTCAAGATAAATGGGGTAAAACCCAGGAGGCCATGGATGCTGCCTTGGCCCTGGAGAAGAACCTGAAAAAGGCCCTCTTGGATCTGCATACTCTGAGTTCTGCCCACAGAAACCCTCATCTCTGTGACTTTTTGGAAAGCCACTTCCTGGATAAGGAGGTGAAACTCATCAAGATGATGAGCAACCACCTGATCAACCTCCAGAGGCTGGCAGTGCCACAACCAGCACAGACTGGCGTGCCCCAGGCATCCCTGAGCCTCAGGACCTCCACCTGA